A single window of Caldicellulosiruptor bescii DSM 6725 DNA harbors:
- a CDS encoding glycoside hydrolase family 130 protein, which yields MFKLQRVTDKPVLKPKQENEWERSAVFNAAAIYHRGLFHLIYRATNIPPHKDYGEYVSTIGYAVSTDGINFYRLDKPIMVAENEQERRGIEDPRIVEIDGTFYMTYTGFGGRYDGDFRIMIAKSKNLIKWERMGVALDEPNKDAALFPEKINGRYVMFHRRYPNMWLAFSDDMINWTDHVQIMTVRENSWESSRIGIAGPPIKVKFGWLVIYHAADHKNVYRLGAVLLDAKDPAKILSRFSEPILEPELSWEVDGYIPNVVFSCGHAEVGDEVWVYYGGADTVIGVAKFNKEKIKFD from the coding sequence ATGTTTAAACTTCAAAGGGTGACTGACAAGCCAGTTTTAAAACCAAAACAGGAAAATGAATGGGAAAGAAGTGCAGTTTTCAACGCTGCAGCAATATATCACAGAGGACTTTTTCATTTGATTTACAGAGCAACAAACATTCCACCTCACAAGGATTATGGTGAGTATGTATCTACCATAGGATACGCTGTATCAACAGATGGTATTAACTTTTACAGGCTTGACAAGCCTATAATGGTGGCAGAAAACGAACAAGAAAGAAGAGGGATTGAAGACCCGCGCATAGTTGAGATTGATGGGACGTTTTACATGACATACACAGGTTTTGGCGGAAGATATGATGGTGATTTTAGAATAATGATAGCAAAATCAAAGAACCTCATAAAATGGGAGAGAATGGGGGTTGCTCTTGACGAGCCCAACAAAGATGCAGCTCTTTTTCCAGAGAAGATAAATGGCAGGTATGTTATGTTTCACCGAAGATATCCTAACATGTGGCTTGCGTTTTCTGACGACATGATAAACTGGACAGACCATGTTCAGATAATGACTGTAAGAGAAAATTCATGGGAAAGTAGCCGCATAGGTATTGCAGGACCACCAATAAAGGTCAAGTTTGGCTGGCTTGTGATATACCACGCAGCAGACCATAAGAATGTGTACAGACTCGGAGCAGTGCTTTTGGACGCAAAAGACCCAGCAAAGATTCTGTCTCGTTTTTCAGAACCTATTTTGGAACCTGAGCTTTCCTGGGAAGTTGATGGTTACATACCTAATGTGGTTTTCAGCTGTGGTCATGCAGAGGTTGGCGATGAGGTCTGGGTATACTATGGTGGTGCTGACACTGTTATTGGAGTTGCAAAATTTAATAAAGAGAAGATAAAATTTGATTGA
- a CDS encoding zinc-dependent alcohol dehydrogenase family protein, with amino-acid sequence MKAAIFYGKRNLKVEEIDLPQIKENEILVKVEACGICGTDVHIFNGEEGSVKVTPPIVLGHEFCGTVVETKSKLFNVGDKVSIDPNIYCGVCKFCRSGRPQLCENLTALGVNINGGFAQYAAVPEKQAIKFDNIDFAETALAEPLACCLHGLDRIKIFPTDKVLIIGFGPIGLIMLELVKMYGADNIFGYEVDDFRKNIAKEYGVKGIVDEDCEEESFDVVIECAGTKESIEMAFKKIGKGGRILVFSVPSPLVVTEICPFEMFRKEAQIFWSFVNPFTQNLAIDLLRQGKINLKHIITHKISLDKLPEVLSKKFENQLKVIVQP; translated from the coding sequence ATGAAAGCAGCCATATTTTATGGTAAGAGAAACTTAAAAGTAGAAGAAATTGACTTGCCACAGATAAAAGAGAATGAGATCTTAGTCAAGGTTGAGGCGTGTGGTATATGTGGTACAGATGTGCATATATTCAATGGAGAAGAAGGGTCTGTAAAGGTCACACCGCCGATAGTGTTGGGTCATGAGTTTTGTGGCACAGTTGTTGAGACAAAATCTAAGCTTTTCAATGTAGGAGACAAGGTGAGTATTGATCCTAACATCTACTGTGGAGTGTGCAAGTTTTGTAGAAGTGGAAGGCCTCAGCTTTGCGAAAATTTAACAGCGCTTGGTGTGAACATAAACGGCGGGTTTGCACAGTATGCCGCTGTGCCAGAAAAACAGGCGATAAAATTTGATAATATAGATTTTGCTGAGACGGCACTGGCAGAGCCTCTGGCTTGCTGTCTTCATGGTCTTGATAGAATAAAGATTTTTCCCACCGACAAAGTTTTGATAATAGGTTTTGGTCCGATTGGCCTTATAATGCTTGAGCTAGTAAAAATGTATGGGGCTGACAATATCTTTGGCTATGAAGTTGATGATTTTAGAAAAAATATTGCTAAAGAGTATGGAGTTAAAGGTATTGTTGATGAAGATTGCGAAGAGGAAAGCTTTGATGTTGTAATTGAGTGTGCAGGGACAAAAGAAAGTATCGAAATGGCATTTAAGAAGATAGGGAAAGGTGGCAGAATTTTGGTGTTTTCAGTACCGTCACCACTTGTTGTTACTGAAATTTGTCCGTTTGAGATGTTCAGAAAAGAGGCACAAATTTTTTGGTCATTTGTGAACCCGTTTACCCAAAATCTTGCAATTGACCTGCTGCGGCAGGGGAAGATAAATTTAAAGCATATAATAACTCACAAAATTTCGCTTGATAAGCTTCCTGAGGTACTTTCAAAAAAGTTTGAGAATCAACTAAAAGTGATTGTCCAACCTTGA
- a CDS encoding sensor histidine kinase — MKKSDHTKLLISMLFLLALIILLLIYSIYFINTEFIKHQKIPQWQRTLVIYSFTLLAILNLYTVKNLFSALSILKATQVYKDNIKSLDNFINILRAQRHEFNNHLQIIWGLICVGKYDDAIRYIEQISENLKNTSKFYGLGCAELSALIFAKSALAEKYDINFKFHYSVDFSNLKFDSMDLINICGNLIDNAFYYAKSSFSKYVGLNIEDEGNQIEITVTNSGSYIDKCKKDRIFELGYSTKNSSGLGLFIVKSTVEKYKGKIDVFSEYRALDKMEEGYTTFTVTLPKKI; from the coding sequence ATGAAGAAAAGTGACCATACAAAGCTTTTGATATCAATGCTTTTTTTGCTTGCACTTATTATCCTTTTGCTCATCTATTCGATATACTTTATAAACACAGAATTCATAAAACATCAAAAGATACCTCAGTGGCAAAGAACGCTTGTTATATATTCTTTTACTCTGCTTGCAATTTTAAATTTGTACACTGTAAAAAACCTTTTTTCAGCACTAAGTATACTAAAGGCAACTCAGGTTTATAAAGACAATATAAAATCATTAGACAATTTTATAAACATCTTAAGAGCTCAAAGACATGAATTTAACAACCACCTTCAAATTATATGGGGACTTATTTGTGTTGGAAAATATGATGATGCCATTCGTTATATTGAGCAAATCAGCGAAAATCTTAAAAATACATCAAAATTTTACGGACTTGGATGTGCAGAACTTTCTGCTTTGATATTTGCAAAAAGTGCTTTGGCTGAGAAGTACGATATAAATTTTAAATTTCATTACAGCGTAGACTTTAGCAATCTCAAGTTTGATTCAATGGACCTTATAAATATCTGCGGCAACTTAATTGACAACGCATTTTACTACGCCAAATCTTCATTTTCAAAATATGTCGGACTTAATATAGAAGATGAAGGTAATCAAATTGAAATCACTGTAACAAATTCGGGGTCATATATAGACAAATGTAAAAAGGATAGAATATTTGAACTTGGATATTCTACAAAAAATTCAAGTGGTCTTGGTCTTTTCATTGTAAAATCAACAGTTGAGAAATACAAAGGTAAAATTGATGTTTTCTCTGAATACAGAGCACTTGACAAAATGGAAGAAGGATATACAACCTTTACAGTCACACTGCCAAAAAAAATATAA
- a CDS encoding DUF2156 domain-containing protein produces the protein MKFYKIDISHKSIFDQYFAEFEPEIADLTFTNLFMWDPFYDIHFTEEDGFLLIMAKPYNQPPFLHGPVGKDLDKLPIVIEKARSFFESEGYNFMIKRASKKTIDMLSECKMEFKSIFERDLSDYVYRVEDLVQLKGKKYHPKKNHINKFLRLYSERYEWKKIDEEIVKLCWDFECEWYEKRNGKEDIGLTFEKMAIERAIRNFEKLSYEGMVIFIDGRIKAFTFGEPLNKNTVVIHIEKADPDVEGLYAFINQKFLAEFWQNYEFVNREEDLGKEGIRKAKMSYHPFKFAEKFTILFD, from the coding sequence ATGAAATTTTACAAAATAGACATTTCACACAAAAGCATTTTTGACCAATATTTTGCCGAATTTGAGCCTGAGATTGCTGACCTGACATTTACAAACCTCTTTATGTGGGATCCGTTTTATGATATTCATTTTACTGAGGAAGATGGATTTTTGCTCATCATGGCAAAGCCGTACAATCAGCCACCTTTTTTACATGGACCTGTGGGCAAAGATTTAGACAAACTTCCCATTGTTATTGAAAAAGCCAGAAGTTTTTTTGAATCTGAAGGATATAATTTCATGATAAAAAGAGCTTCTAAAAAGACAATAGATATGCTTTCTGAGTGTAAAATGGAGTTCAAAAGTATTTTTGAAAGAGACCTTTCTGACTATGTTTACAGAGTTGAAGATTTGGTTCAGCTAAAAGGAAAAAAATATCATCCCAAAAAGAATCATATTAACAAGTTTTTAAGACTCTATTCAGAGAGATATGAGTGGAAAAAAATAGATGAAGAAATTGTAAAGCTTTGCTGGGACTTTGAATGTGAATGGTACGAAAAGAGAAATGGGAAGGAGGATATAGGGCTTACATTTGAAAAAATGGCTATAGAAAGGGCTATAAGAAATTTTGAAAAACTTTCTTATGAAGGTATGGTAATTTTTATTGATGGCAGAATAAAAGCCTTCACGTTTGGAGAACCTTTAAATAAAAATACAGTGGTCATACATATAGAAAAGGCAGACCCGGATGTTGAAGGGCTTTATGCTTTTATTAACCAAAAATTCTTAGCAGAGTTTTGGCAGAATTATGAATTTGTAAACCGTGAAGAAGATTTGGGTAAGGAGGGAATAAGGAAGGCAAAGATGTCTTACCATCCATTCAAGTTTGCAGAGAAGTTTACTATTCTTTTTGATTAA
- a CDS encoding CotS family spore coat protein, protein MGTPELKLVEENYYIKIDEIKQIKSNAYFVKTKDGKEFFLKVSRVAKDYVDFIIKIFSHLKNTSFKSHLIDFQKTIDGGFYFLDENKKVYLLCKWIDGRSADFRNVYDLRRVVSILYHLHLASLSFAEEIKDSFYPSYQEVFCRKYSQVIQMKNIIHQKDNLSYFDEIFLNVLSRFEDRFVESIHMIKKIEDYFKEENQKVLIHHDPAHHNFIFSEKGVYLIDFDYAMVDYSVHDFANLGVRVLKTNDWDRNMFRIYLKFLQDKNILNKFWLQTFWILMYFPQEIWQIGLQYYFEKQPWTEEYFLKRLKGSERIQEEKEMIIKEFAGGIFKWH, encoded by the coding sequence ATGGGAACACCTGAACTTAAGTTAGTTGAAGAGAATTATTATATAAAGATAGATGAAATAAAACAAATAAAATCTAATGCCTATTTTGTGAAGACAAAGGATGGTAAAGAATTTTTTTTGAAGGTCAGTAGAGTTGCCAAAGACTATGTTGATTTTATTATCAAGATTTTTTCACACCTGAAAAATACAAGTTTTAAAAGCCACCTGATTGATTTTCAGAAGACCATTGACGGTGGCTTTTATTTTTTAGATGAAAACAAAAAGGTTTATCTTCTATGTAAGTGGATAGATGGCAGAAGTGCAGATTTCAGAAATGTTTATGACTTGAGAAGAGTAGTTTCAATCTTGTATCACCTTCATTTAGCCTCACTTTCTTTTGCTGAGGAAATAAAAGATAGTTTTTATCCATCTTATCAAGAAGTGTTTTGTAGAAAGTATTCACAAGTTATCCAAATGAAGAATATTATACATCAAAAAGATAATCTTAGCTATTTTGATGAGATATTTTTGAATGTTCTAAGTAGATTTGAAGATAGATTTGTGGAAAGCATACATATGATAAAAAAAATTGAAGACTACTTCAAAGAAGAGAATCAAAAGGTATTAATTCATCATGATCCTGCTCATCACAATTTTATATTTTCTGAAAAAGGTGTATACCTTATCGACTTCGATTATGCGATGGTAGATTATAGTGTACATGACTTTGCAAACCTTGGTGTGAGGGTTTTGAAAACAAATGATTGGGACAGAAATATGTTTAGAATTTATTTAAAATTTCTACAGGATAAAAATATCTTAAATAAATTCTGGTTGCAAACATTTTGGATTTTGATGTATTTCCCGCAAGAGATTTGGCAAATTGGACTTCAGTACTATTTCGAAAAACAACCGTGGACAGAAGAGTATTTTCTCAAAAGACTTAAAGGATCAGAAAGAATACAAGAAGAAAAGGAGATGATAATTAAGGAATTTGCGGGAGGGATTTTTAAATGGCATTGA
- a CDS encoding protein kinase family protein gives MALKQKFKLHYGFDIKELKKFKDGYLLKTGKEEYLLKKTKMSPAEIVFIFHCHQHLKDNRFVNFEKIIPTKDGCPYLRIDKVTYVLIEHFKKEPVELSEKQVISCIEFINSFHAASTNLKSAVGARYNVQYGKDRITARNMYSMFVKLKEKPQLIKNEKLRNIILRTIDLNIEYVKKALEILEDDRYLEVISRSMQENRFIHGKLTIYNIYKCYSKLRLANMFNLELNVREKDIATFVKSLIKIDKNFDFEECINKFYVTSYDNYKKCLVLAMILLPYEYFSLLKKIIRFRDLDWASEEFEEKFTILCEKEQYKDKILASLH, from the coding sequence ATGGCATTGAAACAAAAATTTAAGCTTCACTATGGCTTTGACATAAAAGAGCTCAAGAAGTTCAAAGATGGATATTTATTAAAAACAGGCAAAGAAGAATACCTTTTGAAAAAGACTAAAATGTCGCCAGCAGAAATTGTCTTTATATTTCACTGCCATCAGCATTTAAAAGACAACAGATTTGTCAATTTTGAGAAGATTATTCCCACAAAGGATGGTTGTCCTTATCTGAGAATTGACAAGGTGACATATGTGCTGATAGAACATTTTAAAAAAGAACCGGTTGAACTTTCTGAAAAACAGGTGATCAGCTGTATTGAATTTATAAATTCTTTTCATGCAGCGTCTACCAACTTAAAATCAGCTGTAGGTGCAAGATACAATGTTCAATATGGAAAAGATAGGATTACTGCACGGAATATGTATTCGATGTTCGTTAAGCTGAAAGAAAAACCTCAGCTCATAAAAAATGAAAAGCTGAGAAACATAATTTTGAGGACAATTGACTTAAACATCGAATATGTAAAAAAAGCGTTAGAAATTTTAGAAGATGACAGGTATCTTGAGGTAATATCGCGCAGCATGCAAGAAAATAGATTCATACATGGCAAACTAACTATTTACAACATATACAAATGTTACAGTAAATTAAGACTTGCAAATATGTTTAACTTAGAACTAAATGTGCGTGAAAAGGACATAGCCACGTTTGTGAAAAGCCTGATTAAAATAGATAAAAATTTTGATTTTGAAGAATGTATAAATAAATTTTATGTTACCTCATATGATAATTACAAAAAATGTTTAGTATTGGCTATGATACTTCTGCCATATGAGTATTTCTCTCTTCTAAAAAAAATTATAAGATTTAGAGATTTGGACTGGGCGTCTGAAGAATTTGAAGAAAAATTTACAATTTTATGTGAAAAAGAACAATATAAAGATAAAATTTTAGCCTCCCTGCATTAA
- a CDS encoding CotS family spore coat protein — protein MIALREEITQFFDIEVFYFMPIRDILVLSTDRGLKCFKRVDYSIETLLFIHGGKEHLVSRGFIDIDRFNLSKEGLPYVMLGDEIYVLTDWIDARECELENPIELKAATEKLAMMHEASIGYTNVPEGARVRDDLGKLLTKFEKRCNEFLRMRKMAEKKKSMFDYEYLFTYSYYFDLAKEALEKLKNSNYLKLCDEAREKRGFIHRDYSYHNILYTHDGDVYIIDFDYLTYDLRIVDLTSFMQKVLKRIHWDIKTGESILNWYSNVSPLNKDELELVYIILLFPYRYWKTCNRYYNGKKSWSEKAFTNKLHEVIAEKEFHYDFIRWLEKLI, from the coding sequence ATGATTGCTCTGAGAGAGGAGATAACTCAATTTTTTGATATAGAGGTTTTTTATTTTATGCCTATCCGTGACATTTTGGTTCTTTCAACAGACAGAGGTCTTAAGTGTTTTAAAAGAGTAGATTATTCGATAGAAACGCTTTTGTTTATTCACGGGGGCAAAGAACACCTTGTTTCAAGAGGATTTATAGACATTGACAGGTTTAATTTAAGCAAGGAAGGCTTGCCTTATGTTATGTTGGGTGATGAAATCTATGTTCTGACAGACTGGATTGACGCGAGAGAGTGTGAACTTGAAAACCCGATAGAATTGAAAGCTGCGACAGAAAAACTTGCTATGATGCACGAGGCATCTATAGGTTATACAAATGTTCCCGAAGGTGCAAGGGTCAGAGATGATTTGGGAAAACTTTTGACTAAGTTTGAAAAGCGCTGCAATGAATTTTTGCGTATGAGAAAGATGGCAGAGAAAAAAAAGAGCATGTTTGATTACGAGTATTTATTTACATACTCATATTATTTTGATCTTGCAAAGGAAGCGCTTGAAAAACTTAAAAATTCAAATTACTTAAAACTTTGTGATGAGGCAAGAGAAAAAAGAGGATTTATTCACAGAGATTACTCTTACCACAATATTCTCTACACTCACGATGGTGATGTGTATATAATAGACTTTGATTATCTTACCTATGACCTTCGAATAGTTGACCTCACAAGCTTTATGCAAAAGGTGTTAAAAAGGATTCACTGGGACATAAAAACAGGTGAGAGCATCTTGAACTGGTATTCAAATGTATCGCCGCTGAACAAAGACGAGCTTGAACTTGTCTATATAATCCTGCTTTTTCCCTACAGATATTGGAAAACATGCAACAGATATTATAATGGTAAAAAGAGCTGGTCTGAAAAAGCATTTACAAACAAGCTTCATGAAGTTATTGCAGAAAAAGAATTTCACTATGATTTTATTAGGTGGCTTGAAAAACTGATATAA
- a CDS encoding type III pantothenate kinase, whose protein sequence is MKDKLLVVDIGNTNIVFGVYKGKDLIASYRMKTDKEKAADEFGILMTQMLLYSGINPAEIMDVIISSVVPPIMYSFERAIQKYFGTNPMVVGPGIKTGLNIKTENPKEVGSDRIVNAVAVNELYGGPAVIIDFGTATTFCALSRKSEYLGGAIAPGIKISAEALFSHASRLHRIELQKPPSVIGKNTVHAMQSGILYGYVGLVDYMVNRIKEEMSEINAKVVATGGLARLIAEESKTIQIVNPTLTLEGLRIIYYKNKQMSI, encoded by the coding sequence ATGAAAGATAAACTTTTAGTTGTTGACATTGGCAATACTAATATTGTGTTCGGTGTTTACAAAGGGAAAGATTTAATAGCGAGTTACAGGATGAAGACTGATAAAGAAAAGGCTGCAGATGAATTTGGAATACTTATGACACAGATGCTTCTGTACAGTGGTATAAACCCAGCTGAAATAATGGATGTTATAATTTCTTCTGTTGTACCACCAATTATGTATTCGTTTGAAAGAGCAATACAAAAGTATTTTGGAACAAATCCTATGGTGGTGGGTCCAGGCATCAAGACGGGACTGAACATCAAAACTGAAAACCCGAAAGAGGTTGGTTCAGATAGAATTGTCAATGCTGTTGCGGTAAATGAACTTTACGGAGGTCCAGCAGTAATAATTGATTTCGGAACAGCAACAACTTTCTGTGCTCTCTCAAGAAAATCAGAATACTTAGGTGGTGCAATTGCACCAGGTATTAAAATCTCGGCAGAGGCACTTTTTTCTCATGCAAGCAGGCTCCACAGAATAGAACTTCAAAAGCCACCAAGTGTAATTGGCAAAAATACAGTACATGCTATGCAGTCTGGTATCCTCTATGGTTATGTCGGTCTTGTTGATTACATGGTAAACAGGATAAAAGAAGAAATGAGTGAGATAAATGCAAAGGTCGTTGCAACAGGTGGTCTTGCAAGGCTTATTGCTGAAGAGTCAAAAACAATTCAGATTGTAAATCCTACCTTGACATTAGAAGGACTCAGGATAATATACTATAAAAACAAACAGATGTCAATTTAA
- a CDS encoding heavy metal-binding domain-containing protein, producing MIVTTTPSIEGKKIVEYKGIVSSEVIVGVNLVKDFIASITDIFGGRSGTYENELIRAREEALQELQNRAAMLGANAVVGIDIDYEVLGANGSMLMVSVTGTAVVVE from the coding sequence ATGATTGTTACAACAACTCCCTCTATTGAGGGCAAAAAAATTGTGGAATATAAAGGAATTGTGAGCAGTGAAGTAATTGTAGGAGTCAATCTTGTAAAAGACTTTATAGCTTCTATCACAGACATATTTGGCGGAAGGTCTGGAACATATGAAAATGAGCTTATAAGGGCAAGAGAAGAAGCTCTGCAAGAACTTCAAAATAGGGCTGCAATGCTTGGTGCAAATGCAGTTGTTGGAATTGATATAGACTATGAAGTTTTGGGGGCAAATGGAAGTATGCTGATGGTTTCAGTTACAGGAACTGCAGTTGTTGTGGAATAA
- a CDS encoding LL-diaminopimelate aminotransferase → MESFIQNMFAERIGGSKFGKETILYKFEKIKRAKAKAKELHPDMELIDMGVGEPDEKADMGIIGTLAYEAGKDENRGYADNGIYEFKVAAAKYLERVYGVKGINPDTEVNHAIGSKSALALLPYAFINPGDVTIMTVPGYPVLGTITKWLGGEVYNVPLLKENNFLPDLSSIPADIRKRAKLMYLNYPNNPCGAVATKEFFEEVVKFAMENNIIVVHDAAYAALVFDGYKPLSFLSVEGAKEVGVEIHSLSKAYNMTGWRLAFVAGNELVVKAFAAVKDNNDSGQFKAIQKAGIYALEHPEITEKINEKYSRRHDLLVKTLRDLGFDAQKPKGSFYLYVEIPKGIKNGRRFETAEEFSEYLITEKCISTVPWDDAGHFVRLSVTFEAKTPEDEIKVMEELKKRLSDVEFEF, encoded by the coding sequence GTGGAAAGCTTTATTCAGAACATGTTTGCAGAGAGAATTGGCGGAAGCAAATTTGGTAAAGAAACCATTCTTTATAAGTTTGAAAAGATTAAAAGGGCAAAGGCAAAAGCAAAAGAGCTTCACCCTGACATGGAACTCATTGATATGGGTGTCGGTGAACCTGATGAAAAAGCTGACATGGGTATAATTGGAACGCTTGCCTATGAAGCAGGAAAAGATGAAAACAGAGGGTATGCCGACAATGGAATCTATGAATTTAAAGTGGCAGCTGCCAAATACTTAGAAAGAGTGTACGGCGTCAAAGGAATTAACCCTGATACAGAGGTAAACCATGCAATTGGTTCAAAGTCAGCCTTAGCACTTTTGCCCTATGCATTTATAAACCCTGGTGATGTAACAATAATGACAGTACCAGGCTACCCTGTTTTAGGAACAATCACAAAATGGCTTGGTGGCGAAGTGTATAACGTGCCACTTTTGAAAGAGAATAATTTCCTGCCAGATTTGTCATCAATCCCGGCTGACATAAGAAAAAGGGCAAAACTTATGTATTTGAACTATCCTAACAATCCATGCGGTGCTGTTGCAACAAAAGAGTTTTTTGAAGAGGTCGTAAAATTCGCAATGGAAAACAACATAATAGTTGTGCACGATGCAGCATATGCAGCTTTGGTGTTTGACGGTTACAAGCCACTATCCTTCTTGTCGGTTGAAGGGGCAAAAGAAGTTGGTGTTGAGATTCATTCTCTATCTAAAGCATACAATATGACCGGGTGGCGACTTGCATTTGTTGCAGGAAATGAGCTTGTTGTAAAGGCATTCGCAGCTGTCAAAGACAACAACGATTCTGGTCAGTTCAAGGCTATACAAAAAGCAGGAATTTATGCACTGGAACATCCTGAGATCACTGAGAAAATCAATGAAAAATATTCACGCCGTCATGACCTTCTTGTAAAAACATTAAGAGATCTTGGTTTTGATGCTCAAAAGCCAAAGGGGTCTTTCTATTTGTACGTTGAGATTCCAAAGGGAATTAAAAATGGCCGAAGGTTTGAGACAGCTGAAGAGTTTTCGGAATACTTAATCACTGAAAAGTGCATCTCAACAGTTCCATGGGACGACGCAGGACATTTTGTGAGGTTATCTGTCACATTTGAAGCAAAGACACCTGAGGACGAAATAAAAGTTATGGAAGAGCTCAAGAAAAGACTTTCTGATGTGGAATTTGAATTTTAG
- a CDS encoding 4Fe-4S binding protein: protein MEILERRDEKRLKMDKSHIAKIFLTFVFFGVLIGGLFYPKVGLFAFVCMIGSVLLSFYKGRYWCYRFCPRGVFLDEFIAKASFNKNIPAVLKSKVAKAFMLTFFVVMMSANAILSGGDLERFTKGVVMLLWVTTLIAIILGILFRARTWCVLCPMGTVSGVVGKKRGMLKIDAQKCVSCKLCNKNCPMEVEVCYFKENGNIESVNCIKCESCKLVCPKNAIEMV, encoded by the coding sequence ATGGAAATACTGGAAAGAAGAGATGAAAAAAGATTGAAGATGGACAAAAGTCACATTGCAAAGATATTTTTGACTTTTGTATTTTTTGGAGTTTTAATAGGCGGACTTTTTTATCCGAAAGTAGGTTTGTTTGCATTTGTGTGCATGATAGGTAGCGTTTTGCTGAGTTTTTACAAAGGAAGGTACTGGTGCTACAGGTTTTGCCCAAGAGGTGTATTTTTAGATGAGTTTATTGCAAAGGCAAGCTTTAATAAAAATATTCCTGCAGTTTTAAAATCAAAGGTTGCAAAAGCATTTATGCTTACATTTTTTGTTGTGATGATGAGTGCGAATGCTATTTTAAGCGGGGGAGATTTAGAGAGATTCACAAAAGGTGTTGTGATGCTTTTATGGGTTACAACTTTGATTGCAATAATTTTGGGAATTTTATTTAGAGCAAGAACATGGTGTGTTTTATGTCCGATGGGAACAGTTAGCGGAGTTGTGGGCAAAAAAAGAGGGATGCTCAAGATAGATGCCCAAAAATGTGTAAGCTGCAAGCTTTGCAACAAAAATTGTCCGATGGAAGTGGAAGTTTGTTATTTCAAGGAAAATGGAAACATTGAAAGTGTAAACTGTATAAAATGCGAAAGCTGCAAATTGGTATGTCCTAAAAACGCAATTGAAATGGTTTGA